In Carya illinoinensis cultivar Pawnee chromosome 9, C.illinoinensisPawnee_v1, whole genome shotgun sequence, the following are encoded in one genomic region:
- the LOC122275289 gene encoding protein SCAR2 isoform X2, which translates to MQINTCSVAGVDWHPNLHAEQNLVTRGDLPRFVMDSYEECRGPPRLFLLDKFDVAGAGACLKRYTDPSFFKVESTSFEAAKTEGQREKKFRKVKKKGSRWRNGETPEVQPPSHAKLQQLFLEERVENGYSNPARLVKLKRRHLNGSPFDSKAGKSYMEKFLEPSTPMQKVVHEISVPSPLKLTLDNSSEPGLEILEISMVSPAKKSSQGKGSACSSPNEKEVVSIPFREKFNGDVIGGKIMKVPEPADGDMNDISSSTLHKVAFEEELAVDGKLKTIGSADGYHSEDLTSEIDNYMDALTTMDSEMETENEYRTKNNGLLIVKNCVRTSDGDEENLEFQAHSSDSQSFGNSPASDYGNSSFKCNRSSFSDSDTLSSLAENATSGGDQAAKVFLSSEPCAAKVVDRPSSRLTDESQGTRSHELVVPYDTGIEEDKTPDLGEASCSSCLTDSSPTLLPSDHGVHSPLDVLVGPEVEEVTSDSIKFGLRLSYTDENGANRADDKAVGSDGPSKTLNDIRFVGSAENHLDGEDPNAVSNVLLHLSDVLGITPENKGTDHFPNEVLQTESADEDFSENLVDGKIVATHLSVLPTEKQQLCSFLPEVEVPSDVMPTICSSDGIESYKLVSKPDDARMENGINLENSTPLLETQKSNNLEQQKLSDLTNIVPELELASVELEDPYTDEQSDIDKIPRAADGEEIGTSTCCVDAVGGDAVALKLPYTFPNYTCHEDHINSDSIETEQIIADVSLSAAAVTGADNDSDDFIHPCPDLAGSSSRDHIKLLESLSEFPDPHLKGTDCKEPENLTETERQDKVNLLEVSPADMPCKLVSSDHCNLKTVAGDDESSLAKETQYTLCYKGATPAPTYSAPGNQHLESNSPRQSHLLENGETEVCLPIDGLPGPGDPKENSLQFEADVVSLHEYEATCNSSRLQSGQIQSQNHTDHERCEQLQSLNHLEKCIDPPESHSEYLPCQPSESEFLVQSAGPELGGSKLAMDPLESALPSFGLLPQAAHINLEEVPPLPPLPPMQWRMGKTQIASLASPRYSIEASQHSFPPLQPFADEKAQFGLSASQTLQHQNPYFPIMTVEDEKSQRVSEQSVDNLARLIPFSLQLPTIASDADSQSNCLSLGVTQTPFLTSPLMPNERPEYGFLALDGEKAHLSSIPSTPMPTIEYTTHGHDPESSLKKPIEPSQQLGPETGSVDKELQPTLHYYSEEELQNPFDMSMPPPTVEAEQRQHALLTSDGETPLVEGAEVGKPNGNLATKLSRPPKPLIDAVAAHDKSKLRKVAERVQPRIEQKIDERDSLLEQIRTKSFNLKPAVVTRPNMHGPRTNLKVAAILEKAKTIRQAFAGSDEDDDSDNWSDA; encoded by the exons atgcAG ATAAATACATGTTCTGTTGCAGGTGTTGATTGGCACCCTAATCTGCATGCGGAACAGAATCTGGTAACTCGGGGTGACTTACCTCGTTTTGTGATGGACTCTTATGAAGAATGCAGGGGCCCTCCCCGGTTATTTCTGCTGGACAA GTTTGATGTTGCGGGGGCTGGAGCCTGCTTAAAGCGTTATACTGATCCATCATTCTTTAAAGTGGAGTCAACATCCTTTGAAGCAGCAAAAACAGAAggtcaaagggaaaaaaaattccgCAAAGTGAAG AAAAAAGGATCACGCTGGAGAAATGGAGAAACACCTGAAGTACAACCCCCGTCACATGCCAA ATTGCAACAGTTGTTTCTGGAGGAGCGTGTTGAGAATGGTTATAGTAACCCTGCACGCCTTGTGAAACTGAAGAGAAGGCATTTGAATGGATCTCCATTTGACTCAAAAGCTGGGAAAAGTTACATGGAGAAATTCCTGGAGCCTTCCACTCCAATGCAGAAGGTTGTTCATGAAATTTCTGTCCCTTCACCCTTGAAATTGACACTGGATAATTCTAGTGAACCAGGGCTTGAAATACTTGAAATCAGTATGGTTAGTCCTGCAAAGAAGTCATCCCAAGGAAAGGGAAGTGCATGTTCCTCCCCTAATGAAAAGGAAGTAGTTTCAATACCATTCAGGGAGAAGTTTAATGGGGATGTCATTGGTGGAAAAATCATGAAGGTGCCTGAACCAGCTGATGGTGATATGAATGATATTTCTTCTTCCACTCTCCATAAGGTAGCATTTGAAGAGGAACTAGCAGTTGATGGCAAACTCAAAACAATAGGCAGTGCAGATGGATACCATTCTGAAGATTTGACCAGTGAGATAGACAATTACATGGATGCTCTTACCACTATGGATTCAGAAATGGAAACCGAAAATGAGTATAGAACTAAGAATAATGGCCTCTTGATTGTCAAAAACTGTGTGAGAACTTCTGATGGAGATGAAGAAAATCTGGAGTTCCAAGCTCACTCTTCTGATTCTCAATCATTTGGAAACTCCCCTGCATCAGATTATGGGAATAGTTCATTCAAATGTAACAGATCCAGTTTTTCCGACTCTGATACGTTAAGCAGTTTGGCTGAGAATGCAACGTCTGGCGGTGATCAAGCAGCTAAAGTATTCTTGTCTTCAGAACCTTGTGCAGCTAAGGTTGTGGATAGGCCATCCAGCCGGCTAACAGATGAGTCTCAGGGAACCAGATCTCATGAGCTTGTGGTGCCATATGATACGGGCATTGAGGAAGACAAGACCCCTGATCTTGGAGAAGCATCATGTAGTTCATGTCTTACGGATTCCAGTCCTACCCTACTGCCTTCAGATCATGGAGTACACTCACCACTAGATGTCTTAGTGGGTCCTGAAGTAGAGGAAGTAACCTCTGATTCTATTAAGTTTGGTTTGAGGTTATCATACACAGATGAAAATGGGGCTAATCGAGCTGATGATAAAGCTGTTGGCTCTGATGGTCCCTCCAAGACTCTGAATGATATTCGTTTTGTGGGTTCTGCTGAAAATCATCTGGATGGTGAAGATCCAAATGCTGTTTCTAATGTTTTGCTGCATTTGTCTGATGTTTTAGGGATTACTCCTGAAAATAAAGGAACCGATCATTTTCCTAATGAAGTGCTTCAAACAGAATCCGCAGATGAAGATTTTTCTGAAAATTTGGTCGATGGAAAGATTGTCGCAACACATTTAAGTGTTTTGCCCACTGAAAAGCAGCAACTTTGCTCATTCTTGCCTGAAGTAGAAGTACCTTCAGATGTTATGCCGACCATTTGTTCTTCAGATGGTATAGAGTCATATAAACTAGTTTCCAAACCTGATGATGCTCGTATGGAAAATGGAATTAATTTGGAAAACTCAACTCCTCTGTTGGAAACTCAAAAGTCAAACAACTTGGAGCAGCAGAAACTCTCAGATTTAACAAATATTGTTCCAGAACTTGAACTTGCTTCTGTAGAATTGGAAGATCCATATACTGATGAGCAATCAGATATTGATAAGATTCCGAGGGCAGCAGATGGTGAGGAAATAGGTACATCCACCTGCTGTGTGGATGCAGTGGGAGGTGATGCTGTTGCCCTCAAACTTCCATATACTTTTCCAAATTACACATGCCATGAGGATCATATAAACTCGGATTCTATAGAAACTGAACAAATTATAGCAGATGTGTCTTTGTCTGCTGCTGCCGTTACTGGTGCAGACAATGATTCGGATGACTTCATTCATCCATGTCCAGATCTAGCTGGTTCTTCTTCCAGGGATCATATAAAATTGCTAGAATCTCTTTCTGAATTTCCCGATCCCCATCTGAAAGGCACAGATTGTAAGGAGCCAGAAAATCTTACAGAAACTGAGAGACAAGACAAAGTGAATCTGCTGGAAGTTTCTCCTGCAGATATGCCATGCAAATTAGTCTCTTCTGACCATTGCAATTTAAAAACAGTTGCTGGTGATGATGAATCATCTCTGGCCAAAGAAACCCAATATACTTTGTGTTACAAAGGTGCCACCCCAGCCCCAACATATTCAGCACCCGGCAATCAACATTTGGAATCAAATTCTCCCCGTCAAAGTCATCTTCTAGAGAATGGTGAAACTGAGGTGTGTTTACCTATTGATGGCCTTCCAGGGCCAGGGGATCCTAAAGAGAATTCATTGCAATTTGAAGCTGATGTGGTAAGTTTGCACGAATATGAAGCAACTTGTAACTCTTCAAGACTTCAATCTGGGCAGATACAATCTCAGAATCACACAGATCATGAAAGATGTGAACAATTACAATCTTTAAATCACTTAGAAAAGTGCATTGATCCTCCTGAATCTCATTCAGAATACCTTCCATGCCAACCTTCAGAATCAGAATTCTTGGTGCAGTCAGCTGGCCCAGAACTTGGTGGTTCTAAGCTAGCAATGGATCCACTGGAGTCTGCCCTTCCTAGCTTTGGCCTGCTACCTCAGGCAGCTCACATAAATCTTGAGGAGGTGCCACCATTGCCACCTCTACCTCCTATGCAATGGAGGATGGGAAAGACCCAAATTGCTTCCTTAGCATCTCCAAGATATTCAATTGAAGCTAGTCAGCATTCATTCCCGCCCTTACAGCCATTTGCTGATGAGAAAGCTCAATTTGGACTTTCAGCATCCCAGACATTGCAGCATCAGAACCCATATTTTCCCATCATGACTGTGGAAGATGAGAAATCCCAACGAGTTTCTGAACAATCAGTGGACAATTTGGCTCGGCTGATCCCCTTCTCTTTGCAACTGCCAACGATAGCTAGTGATGCAGATAGTCAATCCAATTGCCTCTCTTTAGGGGTAACACAAACCCCATTTTTAACATCACCTTTAATGCCTAATGAGAGACCTGAATATGGTTTCCTTGCCTTGGATGGAGAGAAGGCTCACCTTAGTTCAATCCCATCCACACCAATGCCAACCATTGAATACACAACTCATGGACATGATCCTGAATCTTCGCTAAAGAAACCGATTGAGCCTTCCCAACAATTAGGACCAGAAACAGGGTCAGTGGATAAAGAACTTCAACCCACTCTGCACTATTATTCAGAAGAAGAATTGCAAAATCCTTTTGACATGTCTATGCCACCACCAACTGTGGAAGCAGAACAGCGTCAGCATGCTTTATTGACTTCAGATGGAGAAACCCCCCTAGTAGAAGGCGCTGAAGTGGGAAAGCCAAACGGAAATCTAGCAACTAAGCTTTCTCGTCCTCCAAAACCTCTCATTGATGCTGTTGCTGCTCATGACAAGAGCAAG TTGAGAAAGGTAGCTGAACGGGTTCAGCCTCGTATTGAACAAAAGATAGATGAAAGAGATTCATTGCTAGAACAGATACGAACGAAG TCCTTCAACTTGAAGCCAGCGGTGGTGACAAGACCCAACATGCATGGTCCTCGAACCAATCTGAAGGTTGCTGCCATCTTGGAGAAAGCAAAGACAATACgccag GCATTTGCCggaagtgatgaagatgatgacTCGGATAATTGGAGTGATGCTTGA
- the LOC122275289 gene encoding protein SCAR2 isoform X3, with translation MEKFLEPSTPMQKVVHEISVPSPLKLTLDNSSEPGLEILEISMVSPAKKSSQGKGSACSSPNEKEVVSIPFREKFNGDVIGGKIMKVPEPADGDMNDISSSTLHKVAFEEELAVDGKLKTIGSADGYHSEDLTSEIDNYMDALTTMDSEMETENEYRTKNNGLLIVKNCVRTSDGDEENLEFQAHSSDSQSFGNSPASDYGNSSFKCNRSSFSDSDTLSSLAENATSGGDQAAKVFLSSEPCAAKVVDRPSSRLTDESQGTRSHELVVPYDTGIEEDKTPDLGEASCSSCLTDSSPTLLPSDHGVHSPLDVLVGPEVEEVTSDSIKFGLRLSYTDENGANRADDKAVGSDGPSKTLNDIRFVGSAENHLDGEDPNAVSNVLLHLSDVLGITPENKGTDHFPNEVLQTESADEDFSENLVDGKIVATHLSVLPTEKQQLCSFLPEVEVPSDVMPTICSSDGIESYKLVSKPDDARMENGINLENSTPLLETQKSNNLEQQKLSDLTNIVPELELASVELEDPYTDEQSDIDKIPRAADGEEIGTSTCCVDAVGGDAVALKLPYTFPNYTCHEDHINSDSIETEQIIADVSLSAAAVTGADNDSDDFIHPCPDLAGSSSRDHIKLLESLSEFPDPHLKGTDCKEPENLTETERQDKVNLLEVSPADMPCKLVSSDHCNLKTVAGDDESSLAKETQYTLCYKGATPAPTYSAPGNQHLESNSPRQSHLLENGETEVCLPIDGLPGPGDPKENSLQFEADVVSLHEYEATCNSSRLQSGQIQSQNHTDHERCEQLQSLNHLEKCIDPPESHSEYLPCQPSESEFLVQSAGPELGGSKLAMDPLESALPSFGLLPQAAHINLEEVPPLPPLPPMQWRMGKTQIASLASPRYSIEASQHSFPPLQPFADEKAQFGLSASQTLQHQNPYFPIMTVEDEKSQRVSEQSVDNLARLIPFSLQLPTIASDADSQSNCLSLGVTQTPFLTSPLMPNERPEYGFLALDGEKAHLSSIPSTPMPTIEYTTHGHDPESSLKKPIEPSQQLGPETGSVDKELQPTLHYYSEEELQNPFDMSMPPPTVEAEQRQHALLTSDGETPLVEGAEVGKPNGNLATKLSRPPKPLIDAVAAHDKSKLRKVAERVQPRIEQKIDERDSLLEQIRTKSFNLKPAVVTRPNMHGPRTNLKVAAILEKAKTIRQAFAGSDEDDDSDNWSDA, from the exons ATGGAGAAATTCCTGGAGCCTTCCACTCCAATGCAGAAGGTTGTTCATGAAATTTCTGTCCCTTCACCCTTGAAATTGACACTGGATAATTCTAGTGAACCAGGGCTTGAAATACTTGAAATCAGTATGGTTAGTCCTGCAAAGAAGTCATCCCAAGGAAAGGGAAGTGCATGTTCCTCCCCTAATGAAAAGGAAGTAGTTTCAATACCATTCAGGGAGAAGTTTAATGGGGATGTCATTGGTGGAAAAATCATGAAGGTGCCTGAACCAGCTGATGGTGATATGAATGATATTTCTTCTTCCACTCTCCATAAGGTAGCATTTGAAGAGGAACTAGCAGTTGATGGCAAACTCAAAACAATAGGCAGTGCAGATGGATACCATTCTGAAGATTTGACCAGTGAGATAGACAATTACATGGATGCTCTTACCACTATGGATTCAGAAATGGAAACCGAAAATGAGTATAGAACTAAGAATAATGGCCTCTTGATTGTCAAAAACTGTGTGAGAACTTCTGATGGAGATGAAGAAAATCTGGAGTTCCAAGCTCACTCTTCTGATTCTCAATCATTTGGAAACTCCCCTGCATCAGATTATGGGAATAGTTCATTCAAATGTAACAGATCCAGTTTTTCCGACTCTGATACGTTAAGCAGTTTGGCTGAGAATGCAACGTCTGGCGGTGATCAAGCAGCTAAAGTATTCTTGTCTTCAGAACCTTGTGCAGCTAAGGTTGTGGATAGGCCATCCAGCCGGCTAACAGATGAGTCTCAGGGAACCAGATCTCATGAGCTTGTGGTGCCATATGATACGGGCATTGAGGAAGACAAGACCCCTGATCTTGGAGAAGCATCATGTAGTTCATGTCTTACGGATTCCAGTCCTACCCTACTGCCTTCAGATCATGGAGTACACTCACCACTAGATGTCTTAGTGGGTCCTGAAGTAGAGGAAGTAACCTCTGATTCTATTAAGTTTGGTTTGAGGTTATCATACACAGATGAAAATGGGGCTAATCGAGCTGATGATAAAGCTGTTGGCTCTGATGGTCCCTCCAAGACTCTGAATGATATTCGTTTTGTGGGTTCTGCTGAAAATCATCTGGATGGTGAAGATCCAAATGCTGTTTCTAATGTTTTGCTGCATTTGTCTGATGTTTTAGGGATTACTCCTGAAAATAAAGGAACCGATCATTTTCCTAATGAAGTGCTTCAAACAGAATCCGCAGATGAAGATTTTTCTGAAAATTTGGTCGATGGAAAGATTGTCGCAACACATTTAAGTGTTTTGCCCACTGAAAAGCAGCAACTTTGCTCATTCTTGCCTGAAGTAGAAGTACCTTCAGATGTTATGCCGACCATTTGTTCTTCAGATGGTATAGAGTCATATAAACTAGTTTCCAAACCTGATGATGCTCGTATGGAAAATGGAATTAATTTGGAAAACTCAACTCCTCTGTTGGAAACTCAAAAGTCAAACAACTTGGAGCAGCAGAAACTCTCAGATTTAACAAATATTGTTCCAGAACTTGAACTTGCTTCTGTAGAATTGGAAGATCCATATACTGATGAGCAATCAGATATTGATAAGATTCCGAGGGCAGCAGATGGTGAGGAAATAGGTACATCCACCTGCTGTGTGGATGCAGTGGGAGGTGATGCTGTTGCCCTCAAACTTCCATATACTTTTCCAAATTACACATGCCATGAGGATCATATAAACTCGGATTCTATAGAAACTGAACAAATTATAGCAGATGTGTCTTTGTCTGCTGCTGCCGTTACTGGTGCAGACAATGATTCGGATGACTTCATTCATCCATGTCCAGATCTAGCTGGTTCTTCTTCCAGGGATCATATAAAATTGCTAGAATCTCTTTCTGAATTTCCCGATCCCCATCTGAAAGGCACAGATTGTAAGGAGCCAGAAAATCTTACAGAAACTGAGAGACAAGACAAAGTGAATCTGCTGGAAGTTTCTCCTGCAGATATGCCATGCAAATTAGTCTCTTCTGACCATTGCAATTTAAAAACAGTTGCTGGTGATGATGAATCATCTCTGGCCAAAGAAACCCAATATACTTTGTGTTACAAAGGTGCCACCCCAGCCCCAACATATTCAGCACCCGGCAATCAACATTTGGAATCAAATTCTCCCCGTCAAAGTCATCTTCTAGAGAATGGTGAAACTGAGGTGTGTTTACCTATTGATGGCCTTCCAGGGCCAGGGGATCCTAAAGAGAATTCATTGCAATTTGAAGCTGATGTGGTAAGTTTGCACGAATATGAAGCAACTTGTAACTCTTCAAGACTTCAATCTGGGCAGATACAATCTCAGAATCACACAGATCATGAAAGATGTGAACAATTACAATCTTTAAATCACTTAGAAAAGTGCATTGATCCTCCTGAATCTCATTCAGAATACCTTCCATGCCAACCTTCAGAATCAGAATTCTTGGTGCAGTCAGCTGGCCCAGAACTTGGTGGTTCTAAGCTAGCAATGGATCCACTGGAGTCTGCCCTTCCTAGCTTTGGCCTGCTACCTCAGGCAGCTCACATAAATCTTGAGGAGGTGCCACCATTGCCACCTCTACCTCCTATGCAATGGAGGATGGGAAAGACCCAAATTGCTTCCTTAGCATCTCCAAGATATTCAATTGAAGCTAGTCAGCATTCATTCCCGCCCTTACAGCCATTTGCTGATGAGAAAGCTCAATTTGGACTTTCAGCATCCCAGACATTGCAGCATCAGAACCCATATTTTCCCATCATGACTGTGGAAGATGAGAAATCCCAACGAGTTTCTGAACAATCAGTGGACAATTTGGCTCGGCTGATCCCCTTCTCTTTGCAACTGCCAACGATAGCTAGTGATGCAGATAGTCAATCCAATTGCCTCTCTTTAGGGGTAACACAAACCCCATTTTTAACATCACCTTTAATGCCTAATGAGAGACCTGAATATGGTTTCCTTGCCTTGGATGGAGAGAAGGCTCACCTTAGTTCAATCCCATCCACACCAATGCCAACCATTGAATACACAACTCATGGACATGATCCTGAATCTTCGCTAAAGAAACCGATTGAGCCTTCCCAACAATTAGGACCAGAAACAGGGTCAGTGGATAAAGAACTTCAACCCACTCTGCACTATTATTCAGAAGAAGAATTGCAAAATCCTTTTGACATGTCTATGCCACCACCAACTGTGGAAGCAGAACAGCGTCAGCATGCTTTATTGACTTCAGATGGAGAAACCCCCCTAGTAGAAGGCGCTGAAGTGGGAAAGCCAAACGGAAATCTAGCAACTAAGCTTTCTCGTCCTCCAAAACCTCTCATTGATGCTGTTGCTGCTCATGACAAGAGCAAG TTGAGAAAGGTAGCTGAACGGGTTCAGCCTCGTATTGAACAAAAGATAGATGAAAGAGATTCATTGCTAGAACAGATACGAACGAAG TCCTTCAACTTGAAGCCAGCGGTGGTGACAAGACCCAACATGCATGGTCCTCGAACCAATCTGAAGGTTGCTGCCATCTTGGAGAAAGCAAAGACAATACgccag GCATTTGCCggaagtgatgaagatgatgacTCGGATAATTGGAGTGATGCTTGA